In Toxoplasma gondii ME49 chromosome X, whole genome shotgun sequence, a single genomic region encodes these proteins:
- a CDS encoding hypothetical protein (encoded by transcript TGME49_234940~Signal peptide predicted by SignalP 2.0 HMM (probability 0.985) with cleavage site probability 0.599 at residue 22): MARLVRLSGAALLVFISVAVTSFRPFDIDSLAGEEGLTDTPLVIFGAAKIRGPLARAARRGVAKLGRNVTKTVRRIGRQTGLRLLRESGGHKPTDSHPSTNEEQPAVVPAVEEFLSRDSRQQHKSRPALFDRKGLELGTLRPSGSVSAHNKEDAITTKTEGSHGTTKSEKKQRPRYVGQTTVVVDGDEDATKNNIFPLRRLQTTFTPVTQEATQGPRYSSRQSYGTVPSYNGHSDYSRSAAPYSQQLQTPSSGTVFPFPDPVGSVASIVNSMSMPTYPGRSVYPGAADWVQRGTPSMFTPALPQEGLASIANSVVQTLAAGPQALFRGQIDGAAANDIWGFGDLGNVLARNTNNLLQTVGVGSLPGLGIPLW; the protein is encoded by the coding sequence ATGGCGCGTCTCGTACGGCTATCGGGTGCAGCCTTGCTTGTGTTCATCAGTGTTGCCGTCACTTCGTTCCGACCTTTTGACATAGATAGCCTcgcaggagaagagggccTGACGGACACACCTCTCGTTATTTTTGGAGCTGCGAAAATTCGCGGTCCACTGGCACGAGCAGCTCGAAGGGGGGTTGCCAAATTGGGACGCAATGTGACTAAGACTGTCCGCCGGATTGGCCGCCAGACAGGCCTTCGACTACTACGCGAATCAGGGGGACACAAACCTACGGATTCCCACCCCTCTACTAACGAGGAACAACCGGCAGTTGTTCCAGCGGTGGAAGAGTTCCtaagcagagacagccgacaGCAACATAAAAGTCGACCAGCTTTGTTCGACAGGAAAGGGTTAGAGCTCGGTACACTGCGTCCATCAGGTTCCGTTAGCGCACATAACAAGGAAGACGCGATTACAACAAAAACCGAAGGCTCGCACGGCACAACAAAgtcggagaagaaacaacgcCCGCGTTATGTTGGCCAGACAACGGTTGTTGTGgacggcgacgaagatgCTACGAAGAACAACATTTTCCCTCTGCGGCGGCTCCAGACCACTTTTACACCGGTCACTCAAGAGGCAACTCAAGGACCGCGGTACTCTTCCAGACAAAGCTATGGAACTGTTCCCTCGTATAATGGCCACTCCGATTACTCGCGAAGTGCAGCACCATATTCGCAACAGCTACAGACACCTTCATCAGGGACCGTATTCCCTTTCCCAGATCCGGTAGGGTCCGTGGCCTCTATTGTAAACAGCATGAGCATGCCGACATATCCGGGCAGATCAGTTTATCCGGGAGCCGCCGACTGGGTGCAACGAGGAACGCCAAGCATGTTTACGCCCGCTTTGCCTCAAGAAGGGCTTGCCAGCATTGCAAATAGCGTGGTACAGACGCTAGCTGCGGGTCCACAAGCCCTGTTCAGAGGACAAATAGATGGCGCTGCTGCCAACGATATCTGGGGGTTCGGCGACCTCGGGAACGTTCTGGCTAGAAACACTAACAACCTGTTGCAAACAGTCGGCGTCGGAAGCCTTCCTGGTTTAGGCATTCCTCTC